In Rhizobium sp. WSM4643, the following are encoded in one genomic region:
- the ntrX gene encoding nitrogen assimilation response regulator NtrX, whose product MASDILVVDDEHDIREIVSGILSDEGHETRTAHDSDSALAAISDRVPRLIFLDIWMQGSKLDGLSLLDEIKTRHPELPIVMISGHGNIETAVSAIKRGAFDFIEKPFKADRLILIAERALENSKLKREVSDLKRRTGDALELIGTSVAVSQLRQTIEKVAPTNSRIMILGASGSGKELVARMIHKKSARANGPFVAINAANITPERMEVALFGTEGTPGQARKIGALEEAHRGILYLDEVGEMPRETQNKILRVLVDQQFERVGGSKRVKVDVRIISSTAYNLESRIAEGWFREDLYHRLAVVPVRVPALAERREDIPFLVDQLMRQISEQAGIRPRRIGDDAMAVLQAHDWPGNIRQLRNNIERLMILARTDGPDAPITADMLPTDLGDMLPKVSAKNDYHIMTLPLREAREMFEKDYLIAQINRFGGNISRTAEFVGMERSALHRKLKSLGV is encoded by the coding sequence ATGGCCTCTGATATTCTCGTCGTCGACGATGAGCACGATATTCGCGAGATCGTTTCCGGCATTCTCTCCGACGAGGGACACGAGACGCGCACGGCCCATGACAGCGACAGCGCGCTGGCGGCGATTTCCGATCGCGTACCGCGGCTGATCTTCCTCGATATATGGATGCAGGGCAGCAAGCTCGATGGCCTGTCGCTGCTTGACGAGATCAAGACGCGCCACCCGGAACTGCCGATTGTGATGATCTCCGGCCACGGCAACATCGAGACCGCTGTCTCGGCGATCAAGCGCGGCGCCTTCGATTTCATCGAGAAACCTTTCAAGGCCGACCGGCTGATCCTGATCGCCGAACGGGCGCTGGAGAATTCCAAACTGAAGCGCGAGGTTTCCGACCTTAAGCGCCGCACCGGCGATGCGCTGGAGTTGATCGGCACCTCGGTTGCCGTTTCGCAGCTGCGCCAGACGATCGAGAAGGTTGCACCGACCAACAGCCGCATCATGATCCTCGGCGCCTCCGGCTCCGGCAAGGAATTGGTGGCGCGGATGATCCACAAGAAGTCGGCCCGCGCCAACGGCCCCTTCGTCGCGATCAACGCCGCCAACATCACGCCCGAACGCATGGAAGTGGCGCTGTTCGGCACCGAGGGCACGCCCGGCCAGGCGCGAAAGATCGGCGCGCTCGAAGAAGCCCATCGTGGCATCCTCTATCTCGACGAAGTCGGCGAAATGCCGCGCGAGACGCAGAACAAGATCCTGCGCGTGCTGGTCGATCAGCAGTTCGAGCGGGTTGGTGGTTCCAAGCGAGTCAAGGTCGATGTCCGCATCATCTCCTCGACCGCCTATAATCTTGAGAGCCGCATCGCTGAAGGATGGTTCCGCGAGGATCTCTATCATCGCCTCGCTGTCGTGCCGGTGCGTGTGCCGGCCCTTGCCGAGCGACGCGAGGACATTCCCTTCCTCGTCGACCAGCTGATGCGCCAGATATCCGAGCAGGCCGGCATCCGTCCGCGCCGCATCGGTGATGACGCCATGGCCGTGCTGCAGGCGCATGATTGGCCCGGCAACATCCGCCAGCTGCGCAACAACATCGAGCGGCTGATGATCCTTGCCCGCACCGACGGCCCGGATGCGCCGATCACCGCCGACATGCTGCCGACCGATCTCGGCGACATGCTGCCGAAGGTTTCCGCCAAGAACGACTATCACATCATGACGCTGCCGCTGCGCGAAGCCCGCGAGATGTTCGAGAAGGATTACCTGATCGCCCAGATCAACCGCTTCGGCGGCAATATCTCGCGCACCGCGGAATTCGTCGGCATGGAGCGTTCGGCGCTGCATCGCAAGCTGAAGTCGCTCGGCGTCTGA
- a CDS encoding adenylate cyclase produces the protein MQDSLPSRRDLAPVSTRPLPTHDDVRAQLERIITSPQFPHVGRSAAFLTYAVEETLAGRADRIKGYSIAVEVFKRSNGFTQDDPVVRIEAGRLRRVLERYYFTAGQHDPIRIDIPKGGYVPTFARTCPSDDNPDAEDQSLPPERAYSLFPGLRGYRWAVVVGLIVIAGCAAALAGLTSIRFGSIWPFATAHITGSDGPTLVIAPFANLGDGPQAELYTTGLTEELLTALPRFKEIKVFGRETSKSLPPEVETSRIRGELGARFLLAGGVRVSGSRLRVTARLLDTQTDEILWSQTYDDDIGVRDLFTIQSDVANKVATAVAQPYGIMAQADVSNPPPDDLGIYGCTLSFYAYRAELSSERHGEVRNCLESAVARYPSFATAWAMLSIIYLDEDRFRFNRKPISSTPIDRSFQAARRAVQLDPGNTRALQALMTALFFSQRVSEALQIGERALATNPNDTELLAEFGTRVAMSGEWQRGAALLDRAIDLNPAGGGYYRGTRALAAYMLHDDKTAVTEIRQADLQKFPLFHAVAAVIYVDAGMIEDARREAARFKEMRPDFIPNIVAELKVRNFQPQDRSRMIADLQTAGLLVRDEVLATMSLPIDGSKALQPR, from the coding sequence GTGCAGGATTCATTGCCATCAAGGCGCGATCTCGCGCCGGTTTCGACGCGACCACTACCGACCCACGATGATGTTCGGGCTCAGCTTGAGCGAATCATCACCAGCCCGCAATTTCCGCATGTCGGCCGGAGTGCGGCATTTCTCACCTATGCCGTGGAGGAGACGCTTGCAGGCCGCGCAGACCGGATCAAGGGTTACTCCATCGCCGTCGAAGTCTTCAAGCGCTCCAACGGCTTCACACAGGATGATCCGGTTGTGCGGATCGAGGCCGGAAGGCTCAGGCGGGTGCTCGAGCGCTATTATTTTACAGCAGGTCAACACGATCCGATCCGAATAGACATTCCGAAAGGCGGTTACGTGCCGACCTTTGCCCGGACTTGCCCGAGCGATGACAATCCCGATGCTGAAGACCAAAGTCTGCCACCGGAGCGCGCCTATTCCCTCTTTCCCGGCTTACGAGGATATAGATGGGCAGTGGTCGTTGGATTGATCGTGATCGCGGGCTGCGCTGCAGCCCTGGCTGGCTTGACCTCCATTCGATTTGGCTCGATCTGGCCGTTTGCGACTGCTCACATAACGGGATCTGACGGACCGACATTGGTGATCGCTCCATTTGCCAATCTCGGTGATGGTCCTCAGGCGGAACTCTACACCACGGGCCTGACCGAGGAACTCCTCACTGCCCTTCCCCGCTTCAAGGAGATCAAGGTCTTCGGTCGCGAGACGTCCAAATCGTTGCCGCCAGAAGTGGAGACATCGCGGATTCGCGGGGAACTTGGCGCACGCTTCCTGCTGGCAGGCGGTGTTCGCGTCTCCGGAAGCCGATTGCGTGTGACGGCACGTCTGCTCGACACGCAGACCGATGAGATCCTCTGGTCGCAGACCTACGACGACGACATCGGCGTCCGCGACCTGTTCACCATCCAGTCCGACGTTGCAAACAAGGTTGCGACCGCTGTGGCGCAGCCCTATGGCATCATGGCCCAGGCCGATGTTTCCAATCCGCCGCCCGATGATCTCGGCATCTACGGCTGCACGCTTAGCTTTTATGCTTACCGTGCCGAGTTAAGCAGCGAGCGGCACGGAGAGGTTCGAAACTGCCTCGAAAGTGCTGTCGCCCGCTATCCATCCTTTGCGACCGCCTGGGCGATGTTGTCGATAATCTATCTTGACGAGGATCGTTTCAGGTTCAACCGGAAGCCCATTTCGTCCACGCCGATAGATCGCAGCTTTCAAGCCGCCCGCCGTGCCGTGCAACTGGATCCCGGCAACACCCGCGCCCTTCAGGCGCTGATGACGGCGTTGTTTTTCAGCCAGCGGGTTTCGGAGGCACTTCAGATCGGCGAACGGGCACTGGCGACCAATCCGAACGACACCGAATTGCTGGCAGAATTTGGTACCCGGGTGGCGATGAGCGGGGAGTGGCAGCGCGGGGCAGCGCTGCTGGATCGTGCCATTGATCTCAACCCTGCCGGCGGCGGCTACTATCGCGGAACGCGCGCACTCGCAGCCTACATGTTGCACGACGATAAGACCGCAGTCACCGAGATCAGGCAGGCGGACCTGCAGAAGTTCCCGCTATTCCATGCGGTGGCTGCCGTCATCTACGTCGACGCTGGAATGATCGAGGACGCCCGCAGAGAGGCCGCGCGGTTCAAAGAAATGAGACCCGACTTCATTCCGAACATCGTGGCCGAACTCAAGGTGCGCAATTTCCAGCCACAGGACCGGTCACGGATGATTGCCGATCTGCAAACGGCCGGGCTGCTTGTGAGGGACGAGGTGCTGGCGACCATGTCGCTGCCGATCGACGGCTCCAAGGCCCTTCAGCCGCGGTAG
- a CDS encoding formylglycine-generating enzyme family protein, with protein MMPDRRAVDDAGFQGLVRVAGRTFTMGSNEHYVEEAPAHPVTVDGFWIDATPVTNRQFASFVNATGHVTIAEMAPRAEDYPGALPKMLRAGSLVFAPPKAVVGPDIAQWWSFKFGADWRHPYGGRTDIRGKLDHPVVHIAYSDAKAYAAWAGKDLPTEAEWELAARGGLDEAEFAWGDALNPEGKLMANIWQGTFPTLSTKPAGADRTSPVGSFPSNGYGIYDMIGNVWEWTSDFWSTRHPEPASHSCCIPSNPRGGDADASYDPRLPDIRIPRRVLKGGSHLCAPNYCRRYRPAARHAEPEDTSTSHVGFRCVKRA; from the coding sequence ATGATGCCTGACCGGCGCGCGGTGGACGACGCGGGATTTCAGGGTCTGGTCCGGGTAGCCGGCCGTACCTTCACCATGGGATCGAACGAGCATTATGTGGAGGAGGCCCCTGCCCATCCTGTGACGGTCGACGGCTTCTGGATCGACGCCACCCCTGTCACCAACCGGCAGTTCGCCTCATTCGTCAACGCCACCGGACATGTGACCATCGCCGAAATGGCTCCCCGTGCCGAGGACTATCCTGGAGCGCTTCCCAAAATGCTGCGAGCCGGATCTCTGGTGTTCGCGCCGCCGAAAGCCGTCGTCGGCCCCGACATTGCCCAGTGGTGGTCGTTCAAGTTCGGCGCGGACTGGCGACACCCTTACGGCGGTCGCACCGACATCCGCGGCAAGCTCGATCATCCCGTCGTTCATATCGCCTATAGCGACGCCAAGGCCTATGCGGCTTGGGCGGGAAAAGATCTGCCGACCGAGGCCGAGTGGGAGCTGGCTGCGCGCGGCGGCCTTGATGAAGCGGAATTTGCCTGGGGCGACGCGTTGAACCCGGAAGGAAAGCTCATGGCCAATATCTGGCAGGGTACCTTCCCTACGCTGAGCACAAAACCAGCCGGTGCGGACAGAACGTCGCCGGTCGGATCCTTTCCATCAAACGGCTACGGCATCTATGACATGATCGGCAATGTCTGGGAATGGACCTCCGACTTCTGGTCGACACGCCATCCCGAGCCCGCCAGCCATTCATGCTGCATCCCCAGCAATCCACGCGGAGGCGACGCCGACGCCAGCTACGATCCGCGGCTGCCTGACATCAGGATCCCGCGGCGCGTCCTCAAGGGCGGGTCCCACCTTTGCGCGCCGAACTACTGCAGGCGCTATCGTCCGGCCGCCAGACATGCCGAGCCTGAGGACACGTCCACGAGTCATGTCGGCTTCAGATGTGTCAAGCGCGCGTGA
- a CDS encoding arylsulfatase: MKSSILTLAALLGGTALTFFSIGGTSASAQVINGTPGTPSATITIDGRQIPPPPGQFGGTTNLDALQSTPYWQPQVVPPKSAPNVLLILTDDVGFAAPSTFGGVIPTPTLDRIANIGLRYTNFQTTSLCSPTRAALITGRNHHSVGFGVISEASTGYPGYDSVITADKDTIGTILKANGYATSWFGKNHNTPSFQTSQAGPFDQWPIGMGFEYFYGFVSGETNQWQPDLYRNTTRVYPYLNNPTYNLTTDMADDAINYLNQLNQLDPKKPFFLYYAPGGTHAPHHPTPDWIKKISDLHLFDKGWNALRDQIFANQKRLGVIPQDAQLTPWPDKLIKPWDVLSADEKKLFIHQADVYGAYLAYTDNEIGRVVKAVEDMGKLDDTLIIFISGDNGASAEGSPAGTPNEMTFFNGVDVPVQDQLKFYDAWGSALTYPHYSVGWAWAFDTPFKWTKQVASYFGGIRNGMAIAWPGHIKDPGGVRNQFHHVIDIVPTILEVTGIRAPDAVNGITQTPIEGVSLAYTFDKANADAPSKHSTQYFEMFGNRAIYHDGWIASTLPYREPWNGTAPIPKDIVNGVTWELFDLSKDWTQNNDLAATNPGKLKELQDLFWIEAAKYQVLPLDASALTRFILPRPSIVAGRNDFIYTKPIVGVPLGTAPSILNKSFTITADIDVPAGGGNGMLVTAGGRFGGWGFYLLKGKPIFVYDLLDLARPRVEGAAALTPGKHNLGFSFTSDGPGLGKGGKGTITIDGAEAASGIFPNTIPFALEASETFDIGSDTGTGVDDNDYQAPFAFDGKLSSLRIELQPQP; encoded by the coding sequence ATGAAAAGCAGTATCCTGACTTTGGCTGCCCTATTAGGCGGCACTGCGCTTACATTTTTTTCCATTGGCGGGACGAGTGCGTCAGCTCAAGTCATCAATGGAACACCCGGCACGCCGAGCGCAACGATCACAATCGACGGCCGACAGATCCCGCCACCGCCAGGGCAGTTTGGCGGCACGACAAATCTCGACGCGCTTCAGTCGACGCCATATTGGCAGCCGCAGGTTGTGCCGCCCAAGAGTGCGCCCAACGTCTTGCTGATCTTGACAGATGACGTCGGATTTGCGGCCCCGAGCACCTTCGGCGGGGTCATTCCGACGCCAACGCTCGACCGGATTGCCAACATAGGCCTGCGCTACACGAACTTCCAAACGACATCGCTGTGTTCACCGACACGCGCCGCTCTGATCACGGGCCGCAATCATCATTCAGTCGGCTTCGGTGTGATCAGCGAGGCGTCGACCGGTTATCCGGGCTACGACAGCGTCATTACCGCGGACAAGGATACGATCGGCACGATCCTCAAGGCGAATGGTTATGCAACATCGTGGTTCGGCAAGAATCACAACACGCCATCTTTCCAAACCAGCCAGGCGGGTCCCTTCGATCAATGGCCCATCGGAATGGGATTTGAATATTTCTATGGCTTTGTCAGCGGCGAGACCAACCAGTGGCAACCGGACCTCTACCGCAATACCACGCGTGTCTATCCCTATCTGAACAATCCTACCTACAACCTGACGACAGATATGGCGGACGACGCCATCAACTATCTCAACCAACTCAATCAGCTCGATCCCAAGAAGCCATTCTTCCTTTACTATGCACCGGGCGGGACTCACGCGCCTCATCACCCGACCCCCGATTGGATCAAAAAGATCAGCGACTTGCATCTGTTCGACAAGGGATGGAATGCGCTGCGCGACCAAATCTTCGCCAACCAGAAGAGGCTGGGTGTTATCCCTCAGGATGCGCAACTGACACCCTGGCCGGATAAGCTCATCAAGCCGTGGGACGTCCTTTCGGCTGACGAGAAGAAGCTCTTCATCCACCAGGCCGACGTCTACGGAGCCTACCTCGCCTATACCGACAATGAAATCGGCCGGGTCGTCAAAGCGGTCGAGGACATGGGCAAGCTCGATGACACGCTGATTATCTTTATCAGCGGCGACAATGGCGCGAGCGCGGAAGGCTCCCCGGCTGGAACGCCAAACGAGATGACGTTCTTCAACGGCGTCGACGTGCCCGTCCAGGACCAGCTCAAATTCTACGACGCCTGGGGGTCGGCGTTGACCTATCCGCATTATTCGGTCGGCTGGGCTTGGGCTTTCGATACGCCCTTCAAGTGGACCAAGCAGGTCGCTTCCTATTTTGGGGGTATTCGTAACGGTATGGCCATTGCGTGGCCGGGCCACATCAAAGATCCGGGTGGGGTGCGCAACCAGTTCCACCATGTCATCGACATCGTCCCGACGATCTTGGAAGTGACGGGCATCCGTGCTCCTGATGCAGTCAATGGGATCACCCAGACGCCGATCGAAGGCGTGAGCCTGGCCTACACATTCGACAAGGCAAACGCCGATGCGCCATCGAAACATTCGACCCAATATTTCGAGATGTTCGGCAATCGCGCGATCTATCACGATGGGTGGATTGCCTCCACGTTGCCCTATCGGGAACCTTGGAACGGAACGGCTCCGATCCCGAAGGACATCGTCAACGGCGTGACCTGGGAGTTGTTCGACCTGTCCAAGGACTGGACGCAAAACAACGATCTGGCGGCCACCAATCCCGGCAAGCTGAAGGAGTTGCAGGATTTGTTCTGGATCGAGGCCGCGAAGTACCAGGTTCTGCCGTTGGACGCCTCGGCCTTGACGCGCTTCATTCTACCACGACCGAGCATCGTCGCCGGACGTAATGACTTCATCTACACGAAACCCATCGTCGGCGTGCCCCTTGGGACGGCACCGAGCATCCTCAACAAGTCCTTCACGATCACGGCCGATATCGATGTCCCCGCGGGCGGCGGCAACGGCATGCTTGTGACTGCAGGCGGGCGCTTCGGGGGATGGGGCTTCTACCTGCTCAAAGGGAAGCCAATCTTTGTCTATGACCTATTGGATCTCGCCCGGCCGAGGGTGGAGGGCGCGGCGGCATTGACGCCTGGAAAGCACAATCTCGGCTTCTCCTTTACGTCCGATGGGCCCGGCCTCGGCAAGGGTGGCAAGGGGACAATCACGATCGACGGCGCCGAGGCGGCAAGCGGGATCTTCCCAAACACCATTCCCTTTGCTCTCGAGGCGAGTGAAACCTTTGATATCGGCTCCGACACGGGAACCGGTGTCGACGATAACGACTACCAGGCACCGTTCGCCTTCGACGGCAAGCTGAGCAGCTTGAGGATAGAACTTCAGCCGCAACCTTGA
- the ntrC gene encoding nitrogen regulation protein NR(I) produces MTATILVADDDAAIRTVLNQALSRAGYDVRITSNAATLWRWISAGEGDLVVTDVVMPDENAFDLLPRIKKARPDLPVLVMSAQNTFMTAIKASEKGAYDYLPKPFDLTELIGIIGRALAEPKRKPAKLEDDMQDGMPLVGRSAAMQEIYRVLARLMQTDLTLMITGESGTGKELVARALHDYGKRRNGPFVAINMAAIPRDLIESELFGHEKGAFTGAQTRSTGRFEQAEGGTLFLDEIGDMPMDAQTRLLRVLQQGEYTTVGGRTPIRTDVRIVAATNKDLKQAINQGLFREDLYYRLNVVPLRLPPLRDRAEDIPDLVRHFIQQAEKEGLGSKRFDQEALELMKAYAWPGNVRELENLIRRLMALYPQDVITREIIDAELRSDVPDSPIDKGPIRSGSMTIAQAVEENMRSYFAGFGDNLPPPGLYDRVLTEMEYPLILAALTATRGNQIKAADLLGLNRNTLRKKIRELGVSVYRSSRTA; encoded by the coding sequence ATGACAGCCACGATCCTCGTTGCAGATGATGATGCGGCCATCCGGACCGTGCTCAACCAGGCTTTGAGCCGCGCCGGCTATGACGTTCGCATCACCTCCAACGCCGCTACCCTCTGGCGCTGGATTTCCGCGGGCGAGGGCGATCTGGTCGTCACCGATGTGGTGATGCCCGACGAAAACGCCTTCGACCTGCTGCCGCGCATCAAGAAGGCGCGGCCCGACCTGCCCGTCCTGGTCATGAGCGCCCAGAACACCTTCATGACCGCCATCAAGGCCTCGGAAAAAGGCGCCTACGACTATCTGCCGAAGCCCTTCGACCTCACCGAGCTGATCGGCATCATCGGCCGGGCGCTGGCGGAACCGAAGCGCAAGCCCGCCAAGCTCGAAGACGACATGCAGGACGGCATGCCGCTCGTCGGCCGGTCGGCGGCAATGCAGGAAATCTACCGCGTGCTCGCCCGGCTGATGCAGACGGACCTGACGCTGATGATCACCGGCGAATCCGGCACCGGCAAGGAACTCGTCGCCCGCGCGCTGCACGACTACGGCAAGCGCCGCAACGGCCCGTTTGTTGCAATCAACATGGCGGCGATCCCGCGCGACCTGATCGAATCCGAACTTTTCGGCCATGAGAAGGGCGCCTTTACCGGCGCGCAGACCCGCTCGACCGGCCGTTTCGAACAGGCCGAAGGCGGCACGCTCTTCCTCGACGAGATCGGCGACATGCCGATGGACGCCCAGACACGGCTCTTACGCGTCCTGCAGCAGGGCGAATACACCACCGTCGGCGGCCGCACGCCGATCCGCACCGACGTGCGCATCGTTGCCGCCACCAACAAGGACCTGAAGCAGGCGATCAACCAAGGTCTCTTCCGCGAGGACCTCTATTACCGCCTCAATGTCGTGCCGCTGCGCCTGCCGCCGCTGCGCGATCGCGCCGAGGACATTCCCGATCTGGTGCGCCATTTCATCCAGCAGGCCGAAAAGGAAGGCCTCGGCTCCAAGCGCTTCGATCAGGAAGCGCTCGAACTGATGAAGGCCTATGCCTGGCCGGGCAACGTCCGCGAACTGGAAAACCTCATCCGCCGTCTGATGGCGCTCTATCCGCAGGATGTCATCACCCGCGAGATCATCGACGCCGAACTTCGTTCCGACGTGCCTGACAGCCCGATCGACAAGGGGCCGATCCGCAGCGGCTCGATGACGATCGCACAGGCGGTCGAGGAGAACATGCGCAGCTACTTCGCAGGCTTCGGGGACAATCTGCCGCCGCCCGGCCTCTATGATCGCGTGTTGACCGAAATGGAATATCCGCTGATCCTTGCCGCCCTGACGGCGACGCGCGGCAACCAGATCAAGGCCGCCGATCTTCTCGGTCTCAACCGCAACACCTTGCGCAAAAAGATCAGGGAACTTGGCGTTTCGGTCTACAGGAGTTCCCGCACTGCCTGA
- a CDS encoding sensor histidine kinase NtrY-like, with amino-acid sequence MTQDGVSPAAAGETVTTVTDRRALFAVPGLVLAGGALLCATATLFVLLGLTPIAPTSHVVITSVIVNSFFVLTLLALIAREVARLLKARTRGRAAARLHIRIVVLFSIVAITPAILVAIFASITLNAGLDRWFALRTQSIVSSSRNIGQAYMMENASYLQGQTVSMANDLERNRALYSLDRTGFADLMTRQARGRGLLGAFLVERDGSVIVQADIATEKPLPAIPQDALEKAAAGQPTLIPPGVTNLVGAIIKLDAIQGTFLYTVRAVDPKVMGAMRMMEENATEYRSMEANRFSLQVAFAVLYIGFALIVLLAAIWTAIAVADRIVRPIRLLITAADSVASGNMDIVVPVHAVDGDVANLSRTFNKMISEIRTQRDEILEAKDEVDDRRRFIEAVLSGVTAAVIGVEQDRRIAIVNSSAETLMSLSAGEMLGKQLVDIAPEVDHVLTEAAVRYRGDFRKQIALVRGGTVRTLSVQVTREEVRDMSESYVITLDDITDLVIAQRSTAWGDVARRIAHEIKNPLTPIQLSAERIQRRYGKQIDQGDRTVFDQCTDTIIRQVGDIGRMVDEFSAFARMPKPTKEPSDLRNILRDAIFLREMGNHHVTFEQDFGDQPLEGLFDSRMLGQAFGNLIKNAVESIEAVPSDERDERKVLVRAALDTGRDRFTVDVIDNGRGLPVENRHSILEPYMTMREKGTGLGLAIVKKIIEEHGGQLELHDAPADFDRGRGAMIRVHLPRLDPTPAPAANDKESVYGL; translated from the coding sequence ATGACGCAGGATGGGGTATCGCCGGCGGCGGCGGGCGAGACGGTGACGACGGTGACCGATCGCCGCGCCCTTTTTGCCGTGCCCGGCCTCGTGCTCGCCGGCGGCGCGCTTCTCTGCGCCACGGCCACACTTTTCGTGCTGCTCGGTCTGACGCCGATCGCGCCGACGTCACATGTCGTCATCACCTCGGTGATCGTCAATTCCTTCTTTGTGCTGACGCTGCTGGCCTTGATCGCTCGCGAGGTGGCAAGGCTGCTGAAAGCCCGCACCCGCGGCCGTGCGGCAGCCCGCCTGCATATCCGCATCGTCGTGCTTTTTTCGATCGTCGCCATTACGCCGGCGATCCTCGTCGCCATCTTCGCCAGCATCACGCTGAATGCCGGTCTCGATCGCTGGTTTGCCCTGCGCACCCAGTCGATCGTCAGCTCGTCGCGGAATATCGGTCAGGCCTACATGATGGAGAATGCCAGCTATCTGCAGGGGCAGACGGTCTCCATGGCCAACGACCTGGAGCGCAACCGCGCGCTCTACAGTCTCGACAGGACGGGTTTTGCCGACCTGATGACCCGCCAGGCGAGGGGCCGCGGCCTGCTCGGCGCCTTCCTCGTCGAGCGCGACGGCTCGGTGATCGTCCAGGCCGATATCGCCACTGAAAAGCCGCTGCCGGCCATTCCACAGGACGCGCTGGAAAAGGCGGCTGCCGGCCAGCCGACACTGATCCCGCCCGGCGTCACCAATCTCGTCGGCGCCATTATCAAGCTCGATGCCATCCAGGGCACCTTCCTTTACACGGTGCGCGCCGTCGATCCCAAGGTCATGGGCGCCATGCGCATGATGGAGGAGAACGCCACCGAATACCGCTCGATGGAGGCCAACCGCTTCTCGCTGCAGGTCGCCTTCGCCGTGCTCTATATTGGCTTCGCGCTGATCGTGCTCTTGGCGGCGATCTGGACCGCGATCGCGGTCGCCGACCGCATCGTCCGGCCGATCCGCCTGCTGATCACGGCGGCCGACAGTGTTGCATCGGGCAATATGGACATCGTCGTGCCGGTGCATGCCGTTGACGGCGATGTCGCCAATCTCTCGCGCACCTTCAACAAGATGATCTCGGAAATCCGCACCCAGCGCGACGAGATCCTTGAGGCCAAGGACGAGGTCGACGACCGCCGCCGCTTCATCGAAGCGGTGCTGTCGGGCGTCACCGCCGCCGTCATCGGCGTAGAGCAGGACCGCCGCATCGCCATCGTCAACAGTTCGGCCGAGACGCTGATGTCGCTATCGGCGGGCGAGATGCTCGGAAAGCAGCTGGTCGACATTGCGCCGGAGGTCGATCACGTGCTGACCGAGGCGGCGGTGCGTTATCGCGGCGATTTCCGCAAGCAGATCGCGCTGGTACGCGGCGGCACCGTGAGGACATTGAGTGTGCAGGTCACTCGCGAAGAAGTGCGCGACATGAGCGAATCCTACGTGATTACGCTCGACGACATCACCGACCTCGTCATCGCCCAGCGCTCGACCGCCTGGGGCGACGTGGCCAGGCGCATCGCCCATGAGATCAAGAACCCGCTGACGCCGATCCAGCTGTCCGCCGAGCGCATCCAGCGCCGCTACGGCAAGCAGATCGACCAGGGCGACCGAACCGTCTTCGACCAGTGCACGGATACGATCATCCGCCAGGTCGGCGATATCGGTCGCATGGTCGACGAATTCTCCGCCTTTGCCCGCATGCCGAAGCCGACCAAGGAGCCGAGCGATCTGCGCAATATCCTGCGCGACGCGATCTTCCTGCGTGAGATGGGCAACCATCACGTCACCTTCGAGCAGGATTTCGGCGACCAGCCTCTGGAGGGCCTGTTCGACAGTCGCATGCTCGGCCAGGCTTTTGGAAATCTCATCAAGAATGCCGTCGAATCGATCGAGGCCGTTCCGAGCGACGAGCGGGACGAACGCAAGGTTCTCGTCCGCGCCGCCCTCGATACCGGCCGCGACCGCTTCACCGTCGACGTGATCGACAATGGCCGCGGCCTGCCGGTGGAGAACCGCCATAGCATTCTGGAACCTTATATGACGATGCGTGAGAAGGGCACCGGCCTCGGCCTCGCCATCGTCAAGAAGATCATCGAGGAACATGGCGGGCAGCTGGAACTGCATGATGCGCCCGCCGATTTTGACCGGGGAAGAGGGGCCATGATCCGCGTGCATCTGCCACGCCTGGATCCGACGCCTGCTCCCGCAGCCAATGACAAGGAAAGCGTTTATGGCCTCTGA